In Mesorhizobium sp. 113-3-3, a genomic segment contains:
- a CDS encoding ABC transporter substrate-binding protein, translating to MRKLIAKLALATAVLGSGLGAAAADTANIWVRADGSNFMPRIVDAYNKAHTNQIKLDIIPNAEIIPKYGAAAAGGTAPDALSLDLIYTPSFAAAGQLEDITDWAKSLPYFASLSPAHVKTGTYKDHIYGLPFSADASVLIWNKKLFKQAGLDPEKGPANWAEIAADAEKVNALGGNIKGFYFSGNCGGCNIFTFTPLIWASGGDILSEDGSKATLDSPQLRGAIDLYRSMVKKDLVPAGAQTDTGANFFAAFAAGNIGISPSGAFAIGALNTQYPNVDYGVTFLPGKDGGWSSFAGGDNFVVTKGTKKLAVVKEFLDFAYSLEGQTILAKYGSLPVRGDIAKDALRELDPRYQVAAEAMAKGKTPYSVVFNDLINSANGPWTQMINEVFFGDDVDGAIANAQETMQSIIDQAPQK from the coding sequence ATGAGGAAGCTGATTGCCAAACTGGCCCTGGCCACTGCCGTTCTGGGCAGCGGTCTCGGTGCCGCCGCCGCCGACACCGCCAACATCTGGGTGCGCGCCGACGGCTCGAATTTCATGCCGCGCATCGTCGACGCCTACAACAAGGCGCACACCAACCAGATCAAGCTCGACATCATCCCCAATGCCGAGATCATCCCGAAATATGGCGCGGCCGCCGCCGGCGGCACGGCGCCCGACGCGCTGTCGCTCGACCTCATCTACACGCCGTCCTTCGCCGCCGCCGGCCAGCTGGAGGACATCACCGACTGGGCCAAGTCCCTGCCCTATTTCGCCAGCCTGTCGCCGGCGCATGTCAAGACCGGCACCTACAAGGACCACATTTACGGCCTGCCCTTCTCGGCCGACGCCTCGGTGCTGATCTGGAACAAGAAGCTGTTCAAGCAGGCCGGCCTCGACCCTGAGAAAGGCCCGGCCAACTGGGCCGAGATCGCCGCCGATGCCGAGAAGGTCAACGCGCTTGGCGGCAACATCAAGGGCTTCTACTTCTCCGGCAATTGCGGCGGCTGCAACATCTTCACCTTCACGCCGCTGATCTGGGCCTCGGGCGGCGATATCCTCAGTGAAGACGGCTCCAAGGCGACGCTGGACAGCCCGCAACTGCGCGGCGCCATCGATCTCTACCGCTCGATGGTCAAGAAGGACCTGGTGCCGGCAGGCGCCCAGACCGACACCGGCGCCAATTTCTTTGCCGCCTTCGCCGCCGGCAATATCGGGATCTCGCCCTCCGGCGCCTTCGCCATCGGCGCGCTCAACACCCAGTATCCCAATGTCGATTACGGCGTCACCTTCCTGCCGGGCAAGGACGGCGGCTGGTCGTCCTTTGCCGGCGGCGACAATTTCGTCGTCACCAAGGGCACCAAGAAGCTCGCCGTGGTGAAGGAGTTTTTGGACTTCGCCTATTCGCTTGAAGGCCAGACCATCCTGGCCAAATATGGCAGCCTGCCGGTGCGCGGCGACATCGCCAAGGACGCGCTCAGGGAACTCGACCCGCGCTACCAGGTCGCCGCCGAGGCCATGGCCAAGGGCAAGACGCCCTATTCGGTGGTGTTCAACGACCTGATCAACTCCGCCAACGGCCCGTGGACGCAGATGATCAACGAGGTCTTCTTCGGCGACGACGTCGACGGCGCCATCGCCAACGCGCAGGAGACCATGCAGTCGATCATCGACCAGGCGCCGCAGAAGTAG
- a CDS encoding LacI family DNA-binding transcriptional regulator, with amino-acid sequence MAADDQPVPVFPKPVTLRDVAARAGVSVATASKALNDQGRMTAETRERIRETARSLGFRPNSLAQSLLRRRSFTIGLLTNDTYGRFSLPLMSGISDALVDNGVSVFLCNVEEDPRLGQLHVEAMLDKRVDGIIATGKRIDRHLPVDLANLRIPVIYAFTQPDPDAVAFVSDDAGGARLAVEHFCRLGRRRIAHVSGPASFAVVHARAQAHRDVLAENGLPVTEPLLGSWSEAWGHEAVAQLFDGKSQRPDAVFCGNDQIARGVIDALRERGLDVPGDVGVIGFDNWEIVAEATRPPLTSVDMNLVALGREAGLTLLSLVGGQPAAPGIRKLPCRLVVRQSCGRSPDG; translated from the coding sequence ATGGCAGCGGACGATCAGCCTGTTCCGGTCTTTCCCAAGCCCGTCACCTTGCGTGACGTGGCGGCTCGGGCCGGCGTCAGCGTTGCGACGGCCTCGAAGGCGCTCAACGACCAGGGGCGCATGACCGCCGAGACCCGCGAGCGCATCCGCGAGACGGCGCGCAGCCTGGGCTTCCGGCCCAACAGCCTGGCGCAGAGCCTTCTGAGGCGCCGCTCCTTCACCATCGGCTTGCTCACCAACGATACTTATGGCCGCTTCTCGCTGCCGCTGATGTCGGGCATTTCGGACGCGCTGGTCGACAATGGCGTCTCGGTGTTCCTGTGCAATGTCGAGGAGGATCCGCGGCTGGGCCAGTTGCATGTCGAGGCCATGCTCGACAAGCGCGTCGACGGCATCATCGCCACGGGAAAACGCATCGACCGCCACCTGCCGGTCGACCTCGCCAATCTGCGCATCCCGGTGATCTACGCCTTCACCCAGCCCGATCCCGACGCCGTCGCCTTCGTCTCGGACGATGCCGGCGGCGCGCGGCTGGCGGTGGAACATTTCTGCCGGCTCGGCCGCAGGCGCATCGCCCATGTCAGCGGACCGGCGAGCTTCGCCGTGGTGCATGCCCGCGCCCAGGCCCATCGCGACGTGCTCGCCGAAAACGGCCTGCCGGTGACCGAACCGCTGCTCGGCTCCTGGTCGGAAGCCTGGGGGCATGAAGCGGTGGCGCAGCTGTTCGACGGCAAAAGCCAAAGACCGGACGCCGTCTTTTGCGGCAACGACCAGATCGCGCGCGGCGTCATCGATGCCTTGCGCGAGCGCGGCCTCGATGTTCCCGGCGATGTCGGCGTCATCGGTTTCGACAATTGGGAGATCGTCGCGGAAGCGACGCGCCCGCCGCTGACCTCGGTCGACATGAACCTGGTCGCCCTCGGCCGCGAGGCCGGGCTGACCCTGCTTTCCCTGGTCGGCGGCCAGCCCGCCGCGCCGGGCATTCGAAAACTGCCGTGCCGGCTGGTGGTGCGTCAGTCCTGTGGCCGCTCACCGGACGGCTGA
- a CDS encoding sensor domain-containing diguanylate cyclase yields MPDTPYVPKGPASQPGKRAGHESAGERRRDADISKLKAELAAQAALIAGQEVALAHSRKIFDRASLAARIGVWECSLPGEQLHWTDVVYDLFDLPRGATLDRSEIIKCYPQESRKALDSLRSRAIAERSGFTLDAEITTFAGHSRWIRITATVECEADVPVRIFGMKQDITEEKILSDRMRYLAEFDAMTGLANRARFQARLAQADASHPLGALLLIDLDGFKAVNDTFGHVVGDECLKAAAERLVEGCGEADLVARVGGDEFAVLLGSHLDRAAVSSVAREIVERMGKPVPIRGQSLRLGASVGIAFAGAGSPCDLFAQADTALYAAKAAGRNTFRIFKAEAGAKGRSAAA; encoded by the coding sequence ATGCCCGATACGCCATACGTTCCGAAAGGCCCGGCCTCGCAGCCCGGCAAGCGGGCGGGGCATGAGAGCGCCGGCGAGCGGCGCCGCGACGCCGACATCTCCAAGCTCAAGGCCGAACTCGCCGCGCAGGCCGCGCTGATCGCCGGCCAAGAGGTTGCGCTGGCGCACAGCCGCAAGATCTTCGATCGCGCCTCGCTCGCAGCGCGCATCGGCGTGTGGGAATGCAGCCTGCCCGGCGAACAATTGCACTGGACCGATGTGGTCTACGATCTGTTCGACCTGCCGCGCGGCGCCACGCTCGACCGCTCGGAGATCATCAAGTGCTATCCACAGGAGTCGCGCAAGGCGCTGGACAGTCTGCGCAGCCGTGCGATCGCCGAGCGCAGCGGCTTCACCCTCGATGCCGAGATCACCACCTTCGCCGGCCACAGCCGCTGGATCCGCATCACCGCGACCGTCGAGTGCGAGGCCGATGTGCCGGTGCGCATCTTCGGCATGAAGCAGGACATCACCGAGGAAAAGATCCTGTCGGACAGGATGCGCTATCTCGCCGAGTTCGACGCCATGACCGGGCTTGCCAACCGCGCCCGGTTCCAGGCGCGGCTGGCGCAGGCGGATGCCAGCCATCCGCTCGGCGCGTTGCTGTTGATCGATCTCGACGGCTTCAAGGCGGTCAACGACACGTTCGGCCATGTCGTCGGCGACGAGTGCCTGAAGGCGGCGGCCGAGCGCCTCGTCGAAGGCTGCGGCGAGGCGGATCTGGTGGCGCGCGTCGGCGGCGACGAGTTCGCGGTGCTGCTCGGATCGCATCTCGACCGGGCCGCCGTCTCCAGCGTGGCGCGCGAGATCGTCGAGAGGATGGGCAAGCCGGTCCCGATACGCGGCCAGTCGCTGCGGCTGGGCGCCTCGGTCGGCATCGCGTTCGCCGGCGCAGGCTCGCCTTGCGACCTGTTCGCGCAGGCCGACACGGCGCTCTATGCCGCCAAGGCGGCGGGTCGCAACACCTTCCGCATCTTCAAGGCCGAGGCCGGCGCGAAAGGCCGGAGCGCCGCGGCGTGA
- a CDS encoding DUF6500 family protein, which yields MRASLKQKILEVCDRKISEKGPGVGLSFYAFFANRNDDPELLMEAAEWWIRTHRLDHFEKAAKIRTMVEDMDL from the coding sequence GTGAGAGCCAGCCTGAAGCAAAAGATACTGGAGGTCTGCGACCGCAAGATTTCCGAGAAAGGCCCTGGCGTCGGCCTGTCGTTCTACGCGTTTTTCGCCAACAGGAATGACGACCCCGAACTGCTGATGGAAGCAGCGGAATGGTGGATCAGGACCCACCGCCTCGACCATTTCGAAAAGGCCGCGAAGATACGCACGATGGTCGAGGACATGGACCTTTGA